One genomic segment of bacterium includes these proteins:
- a CDS encoding pitrilysin family protein produces the protein MQRATLFMATSYRAMAEAVIVALLLCVLGATTAHSQLRAASQTTAYKAPNGMEILLKENHSSPMIASIVFVNSGAKYETDFNNGTTHFLEHLLFNGTASRTQEQISDRIKNLGGYINAFTRKEVTAYLSLVPREHIAEALDIQQDMLFNSIFPEDRFPKERKIVIEEIRKDSDSPDYVAELFHDRWAYQGSPYARPVLGYENLIATIPREEVIDYYHMYYQPNNMTLLVIGDFETAAMKKEIERTFGQHPARPLPERPAITVPALSGAVVQKTEADIGETRVDVHIRLPLFRDPAYLPLALWSEILNDEALSPLIKNLTKGDNPPATRVSVSLETQAEFSAYRISAASDKAERADEILAGILSTLRGLSATPIGQDDIRLIGTRLRVEDIFLRERLHYYAIMKAPMLVVTGYDFVDQLPDRLAQVTTSQLQKAAAQHLQGTAYVATIVTPPDTAAIAAAPSDVSRTVYRKETLPNGLQVVIKSNPDSRVFALNVLGKNRSAIEPEGLEGISDFVNRMLISGTTTRTSEQISRDLAAIGAELTTNDNPYIPYDDHYTTPQYTFVKFATIDEYAAAGASLLADLVANASFPADEVENKRREVMGLLGMAAASTNQVCRDVFSRALFGDGPYARPIMGSMTSVSQFSSESLQAHRARLYAPGNVILTCVTGLPADSALALIVSAFGGMSGAGSAVTIPLPAAPSTVQAEHKTMQKEQIYIYLGNATAGATSPDMPALLVANNILSARLANELREKQGLAYSVGSSVQFDRDFGWFTCKMGTGKANFAKAKEGIVEQIRRLHDEPVSAEELETAQNTLWGSSLTSRLSRVNQAFFMGVDEFLGLGYDFSDRMIEQVRAVTAADVQRVAKAHFHADSYILATVGALE, from the coding sequence ATGCAACGTGCAACGCTCTTCATGGCAACAAGTTATCGGGCGATGGCCGAAGCGGTCATTGTGGCGCTCCTCCTTTGCGTCCTCGGCGCGACAACCGCTCACAGTCAGCTCCGGGCGGCGTCGCAGACCACGGCCTATAAGGCGCCCAACGGCATGGAGATCCTGCTCAAGGAGAATCATTCCAGCCCGATGATCGCGTCGATCGTCTTCGTCAACTCCGGCGCCAAGTACGAGACCGACTTTAATAATGGGACGACGCACTTCCTTGAGCATCTGCTGTTCAACGGCACCGCCAGTCGGACCCAGGAGCAGATTTCCGACCGCATCAAGAACCTGGGCGGGTACATCAACGCCTTCACGCGCAAAGAGGTGACCGCCTATCTGTCGCTGGTCCCGCGCGAGCACATCGCCGAAGCGCTCGACATCCAGCAGGACATGCTCTTCAACTCGATCTTCCCGGAGGATCGGTTTCCCAAGGAACGCAAAATCGTGATCGAGGAGATCCGCAAGGACTCCGACTCGCCGGACTATGTCGCCGAGCTCTTCCATGACCGCTGGGCCTATCAGGGCAGCCCTTACGCCCGTCCGGTGCTCGGCTATGAAAACCTGATCGCGACGATCCCGCGCGAGGAAGTCATCGACTATTACCACATGTATTACCAGCCGAACAACATGACACTGCTGGTGATCGGCGACTTCGAGACCGCGGCGATGAAAAAGGAGATCGAGCGGACCTTTGGCCAGCACCCGGCGCGGCCGCTGCCGGAGCGTCCGGCGATCACCGTGCCCGCGCTCTCCGGCGCGGTGGTGCAGAAGACCGAGGCCGACATCGGCGAGACGCGGGTCGATGTGCATATCCGGCTGCCGTTGTTCCGCGACCCGGCGTACCTGCCGCTGGCGCTCTGGTCGGAAATCCTCAACGACGAGGCCCTCTCCCCGCTGATCAAGAACCTGACCAAGGGCGACAACCCGCCGGCGACGCGGGTGAGCGTCTCGCTGGAGACGCAGGCCGAATTCAGCGCCTACCGCATCTCCGCGGCCAGCGACAAGGCGGAGCGCGCCGACGAGATCCTGGCCGGCATCCTGTCCACGTTGAGGGGCCTGTCGGCCACGCCGATCGGGCAGGACGATATCCGCCTCATCGGGACCCGTCTGCGGGTCGAGGACATCTTCCTCCGCGAGCGGCTTCATTACTACGCGATCATGAAGGCGCCGATGCTGGTGGTCACCGGCTATGACTTCGTCGATCAGTTGCCGGACCGTCTGGCGCAGGTGACGACGTCGCAGTTGCAGAAGGCGGCCGCGCAGCACCTGCAGGGGACCGCCTATGTGGCCACGATCGTGACGCCGCCCGACACCGCCGCGATCGCGGCGGCGCCCTCCGACGTGTCGCGCACGGTCTATCGCAAGGAGACGCTGCCCAACGGGCTGCAGGTGGTCATCAAAAGCAACCCCGATTCGCGGGTGTTCGCGCTCAATGTGTTGGGCAAGAACCGTTCGGCCATAGAACCGGAGGGCCTGGAGGGCATTTCCGATTTCGTCAACCGGATGCTGATTTCGGGCACCACGACACGGACCTCCGAGCAGATCAGCCGCGATCTGGCGGCCATCGGCGCGGAGCTGACCACCAACGACAATCCCTACATTCCCTACGACGATCATTACACCACGCCGCAGTACACATTCGTCAAGTTTGCCACCATTGATGAATATGCCGCCGCCGGGGCATCGCTGTTGGCCGACTTGGTTGCCAACGCCTCCTTCCCCGCCGACGAAGTCGAGAACAAGCGGCGCGAGGTGATGGGGCTTTTGGGGATGGCGGCGGCATCGACCAACCAGGTCTGCCGCGATGTGTTCAGTCGGGCGCTCTTCGGCGACGGGCCGTATGCCCGGCCGATCATGGGCTCGATGACCTCGGTGTCGCAATTCAGCAGCGAGTCGCTGCAGGCGCATCGGGCGCGGCTGTATGCGCCGGGAAATGTGATTCTGACCTGCGTGACGGGATTGCCGGCCGACTCGGCGCTGGCCCTCATCGTCTCGGCATTCGGCGGAATGAGCGGCGCGGGCAGCGCGGTGACGATCCCGCTCCCGGCGGCGCCGAGCACGGTGCAGGCCGAGCACAAAACAATGCAGAAGGAGCAGATCTACATCTATCTCGGCAACGCGACCGCGGGCGCGACTTCGCCCGACATGCCGGCGCTCCTAGTGGCCAACAACATCCTCTCGGCGCGACTGGCCAATGAACTGCGCGAAAAGCAGGGGCTGGCCTATTCGGTGGGATCATCGGTGCAGTTCGACCGCGACTTCGGCTGGTTCACCTGCAAGATGGGAACGGGTAAAGCCAACTTCGCCAAGGCCAAGGAAGGGATTGTCGAGCAGATCCGCCGACTGCACGATGAGCCGGTGTCGGCGGAGGAGCTGGAGACCGCGCAGAACACGCTTTGGGGGTCCTCATTGACCTCGCGCCTGTCACGCGTCAACCAGGCCTTCTTCATGGGTGTCGATGAGTTCCTCGGCCTCGGCTACGATTTCAGCGATCGGATGATCGAGCAGGTGCGTGCCGTGACCGCCGCCGATGTCCAGCGTGTGGCGAAGGCCCACTTCCACGCCGACAGTTACATTCTGGCCACGGTCGGAGCGTTGGAATAG